The following DNA comes from Pseudomonas sp. Tri1.
AGATGCTCAAGGGCTTGTTGCTGCAATTGATCGGCAGCGTCTGCGCCTTGTATGCCGAGCCGCTCAAGCGCCTGGCCGAAGAAAACGCCGCTGAAGTCAGCCGACGCGACGCGCTGAGCAGAATGTCCGAATACCTGCGCAAGAACATCGCCGACCCCGACCTCAACCTGATCAAGGTGGCTGCCGCGACGTACTTGTCCCCCACGTACCTGACTCACTGGCTGCGCAAGGAAATCGGCAAGACCTTCACCGAACTGGTGCTCGAACGCAGGATGCACGCGGCACGTAATTATTTACTCAACGGCACGCGTCCGGTGGGCGAAGTGGCGAGGTTGTGCGGGTTTGCCGACGAGGCTTATTTCTCGCGGCGCTTTCGCCAGATACATGGGCAACCGCCGGGGCAGTTCAGGCGCCAGCAACTTAATCCGGACAGTCCGCAGTTGCCATTGAACAACAGCTAGCTATATTCCACGCCATGAGCCGGCATCATCAGGTTATCTATGCTGGCTTCCCGGACGAAAACCAGAGCATGAATAATGTCCCTCAAGCCCAATCAAAACCCTCCAGTCATTTTGGTCCCCGCTCAACAAAGCGACTCGGACTCTCTGGTGAATATTCGAATCGAGGCCATGCGCGAAAGTCTGGAGCGTGTGGGGCGATTTGATCCGATACGCGCACGCGAGCGATTTCTCAGTGGTTTCGAACCTCGCTACACGCGCCACATCGAGGTGTCGGGAAGGAGGGTTGGATTCGTTGTGGTCAAGCATCACAACAGTGAGCTCTTGCTTGACCACTTGTATGTGAAACCAGATGCGCAAGGGTCAGGAATAGGCTCTGCCGTTCTCGATCATATTTTCAAGGAAGCGGATGCAGCCGCGCTCCCGATAAGGGTTGGCGCCCTTAAAGAAAGCGCCTCGAATCGCTTTTACATCCGCCACGGCTTCCAATTCGTCGAAAGCAGTGAGTTCGACAATTATTATGTTCGGCAGAGCGTTGGTGAAACCTGTGGGTGAGTGGCGTTGGGTGCAGAAAAGACTAGCCATTTCCGGTTTTTTGTTCTGGATCAAGCTTAGCTTTTGGGTTGCGCTGTGTGGAGAAGCGAACGGCTTCATGGAAATGCCAATCGAACCCCGTACAACGCCATAGGTCTGCTCCTGTATGACCTATCCGGAATTCAAGCCTATGTCCCCACATCAAAGCCTGGTTTTACTTGCGCGGGGCGGTTATGCCGCTCGAGGCGTCATTTATCTGATCATCGGCATCTTCGCCTTGCTGGCGGCGCAAGACTCGAGCAAATCGAAGGATAGTCACAGCAGCCTGGAAGTATTGTTGAGCCAGCCATTCGGCCATGCTTTAGTCGGCCTGGTGGTGATGGGTCTACTTGCCTTCGCCGGGTGGCGTGTGTTGCAGGCAACCCGTGATGTCGATCATCACGGTAAAGAACTCAAAGGCTTGGTGATTCGGGCAGGTTTGTTGGCTGGAGGTTTGATCAACGGCGCACTGGCATTTTTTGCGTTGGGTTTGCTGATCAGTGGTCTCAAAGGCTCGGGCGGCTCAGGCGGCGATCAGACCCAGGATCTACTGGCGCGCCTGCTGTCCTGGGATCACTCGAATGTGCTGATTTACCTCATCGCACTGATACCGCTTGGCGTCGGCATTGCTCATATCATCAAGGGCTGGAAGGCGTCGTTCGAGAAGTACTTCGAAGCTGACGAGGACGTCATGCGCTATGTGCGCCCGGTGTCACGCTTCGGTCTAATCGCCCGTGGCGTCGTCTTCATTGAAATCGCCCTGCTGCTCATCATCAGCGGCTCGACTTATAAAGCCATGGACCCACCCGGCATGAAAGACGCCCTCGATGCACTGCAAAACCTGCCGGCCGGTGGCGTGGTTTTAATGGTGATGGCGTTGGGGCTGATCGCGTTTTCGGTCTACAGCTTTTCCGAAGCGGCCTGGCGCAAGATAAACATGGATGTACCTGGAATGTCGGGAACATAGCGTTATTTATTGCTGCACAGGTTTTACACGACGCAAAAGATCGTCCAGTACGTAGGTATCCAGAAAGGCGTTTACTTCAGTGACCCGGCCGTCCTTGAAGGTCATGTGCCAGAGGTAGGTGTTGTTGTAGGGCCTTTGATCCAGGGCTGTGGCCTTGCCGTTCCATAGAACGACCACGACATCGTCTTCGGCAACGATGCTTTGGACGGTGGGAGAGATAGGGCTGGCCAGCCGAGCGCTGATCGGCTTAACGGCCCGCTCCATTAAATCGGTCTTGCTGTTATATACAACAGACACCGGGCTTGATCCGGCAACAGTCCATACAGCGTCAGGCGCCAGCAGATCGAACACAGTGCCTTTGCCTTGTTGCCAGTTCGTGAACGCTTGGCGCACCTGATGTGCATTGGCGTCTTGTGTCATTGTTTCCGACGCGTTAACTGTGCTGATTGAAAATAACAAACACAGTGCGGCGGCCTGAAGACGCATCGCCGAACTCATCCATATAGTCATGATCTTCTCTCACGCCCGTTGATAGGAATCTCTTCAAGAGAACCTTAACGGCTTGCGCCCAGAAGTCCGTGCTCAATACTGCTGCGGGGTTGCCTGATACTGTTTGGCGCTGTTCCCATATTGTTCCCATATCGCCCTTTTTCAGACGCCAAAAACCACAAACCCCCGACTTTCTCTAGGAAAATCAGGGGTTTGTGTTTGCAGAATGTGGCGGTGAAGGAGAGATTCGAACTCTCGATACAGTTTCCTGTATACACACTTTCCAGGCGTGCTCCTTAAGCCACTCGGACACTTCACCGTATCTCGGCAAACTGTTCAGTCTGTCGAGGCGCGCTAATGTAGTCGAAAGCTTTTCCGATGGCAAAGGTTTTTTTCAGAATTTTCATGCGGTTAAGGCGGTTGGGCATTTCAAACGCCTAGGAGCATGGCAAATCGGCCAATCTCCGGGTTTGTGTCTGCGCTGCACTATAGATGAAGGCATGGCCGCTTGGGCGGGCCAGGTTGTTTGTGGGGCCTGGGGCTGACCGGTGAGTCAGTCACGGTGCTTTACCTGGCCTGCGACGGTGGGTAACGTCTGCGTCACTTCTCTTACAAGGAATAGCGCCATGAGCGACCTGATTGCCTACCATCTCGAAGACGGTATCGCGACCCTGACCTTGAACAACGGCAAGGTCAATGCCATTTCGCCGGATGTGATCGCCGCGTTCAACGTTGCGCTGGACCAGGCGACGGCGGATCGGGCGGTGGTGATCATTACCGGGCAGCCGGGGATTTTGTCGGGTGGTTACGATCTGAAGGTGATGACCGCTGGTCCCAAGGAAGCGGTGAGCCTGGTCACGGCCGGTTCGACCCTGGCCCGTCGCCTGTTGTCACACCCCTTCCCTGTCGTTGTCGCTTGCCCCGGGCATGCGGTGGCCAAGGGCGCGTTCCTGCTGCTGTCGGCGGACTACCGCATTGGTGTGGACGGGCCGTTCAGCATTGGCCTGAATGAGGTACAGATCGGCATGACCATGCACCATGCGGGTATCGAACTGGCCCGTGATCGCCTGCGCAAGTCGGCGTTTCATCGCTCGGTGATCAATGCCGAGATGTTCAACCCACAGGGCGCGGTGGATGCAGGTTTCCTCGACAAGGTGGTGTCGGCAGAAGAACTGCAGAGCGCAGCTCTGGAAGCGGCGCGTCAGTTGAAGAAAATCAACATGTCCGCCCACAAGAACACCAAGCTGAAGGTTCGCAAAGCCCTGCTGGAAACGCTGGACAGCGCGATTCTGCTGGATCAGGAACACATGGGCTGACGCTCCCACGTCACTCAAGGCTTCCACGCTCATTGTGGTGAGGGATCTTGCTCCCTCACCACAGGCTCCCCCTCAGGGCAGGGCCTTTTCCTACGCGCGCCGTTTAAAAATCAGCAACCGCTCTAGCCCGCTTCTGTCGCCTCATTCGGAAACATACGCTCAAACATCCTCCATCTCCTACCTCTATGGCGGCAATTGCCGAAAACAGTGCACATCCGTACACTGCGCCACCTTTTGTCCCGATAGGGCCTGTAGATGCTGTTTGTACTGCGTATGTCATTGATGGCCCTGCATTTTGTCCTCGCGGGTATGCTCGGTGTAATCCTGGGCCTGTGCCGACCGTTCAATCCGGACAACAGCCGTTTATGCGCAAGATTGTATGCATTGCCCGCCATGTGCATCTTGCGCCTGCGGGTGAAGGCTGAGGTCAGCACGCTGGTGGATAAACCGCAGAGCTGCGTGATCATCGCCAACCACCAATCCAACTATGACCTGTTCGTGTTCGGCAACGTGGTGCCGCGCCGCACCGTGTGCATCGGCAAGAAGAGCCTGAAGTGGGTGCCGCTGTTCGGACAACTGTTCTGGTTGGCGGGCAACGTGTTGATCGACCGGGGCAATGCGATCAAGGCGCGCCGGTCGATGCTGACCACCACCCATACGCTGCAGCATGAGGATACGTCGATCTGGGTGTTCCCAGAGGGCACGCGCAATCTTGGCGAGGACTTGCTGCCATTCAAGAAAGGCGCCTTTCAGATGGCGATAGCCGCCGGGGTGCCGATTGTTCCGGTGTGTGTCAGCAGTTACATCAAGCACATGCAGCTCAATCGCTGGCGCAGCGGTGACATTCTCATACGCTCGCTGCCGGCCATTCCCACGGCGGGACTGAGTATGGACGACATGCCCCAGCTCATCGCCCAGTGCCGTGAGCTGATGCGCGAGTGCATCGCGACACTGGACCGGCAGCTGCAGGCCGCTTGAATGAAAAACCCGCCCCACGGCGGGTTTTCTTTTGCCGTCGAACTCCGCAGATTTTGCTGACTCTCAAGCAACAGGGCGCGCTAAGCTGAACATTGCCTGCCACTGCCATTTTCACAATAAGAAGTGAACCACCATTATGGGTAGAGTCGTTGCTGCTGCGGTATACAGCGCCGGAAAGAAAGTCACCAATATCACCCTTGACGAAGGCAGCGCCTGGGCCGCCAAACCTGGTCATTTTGTATGGATCGGCCTGGAAGAGCCCAGTGCCCTGGAGCTGACCAACCTGCAGCGTCAATTCAATCTGCATGAATTGGCGATCGAAGACGCGATGGAGAAGCACAGCCGGCCCAAGCTGGAGACCTTTGGCGATGCGCTGTTTATCGTCACCTATTCGCCAATACGCAAGGACGGCAAGCTGCAGTTCATCGAAACCCATATCTTTGCCGGTAAGGGCTACATCATCACCGCCCGTAACGGTCACTCAGCGTCCTACGCCCACGTCCGACAACGCTGTGAGGCGCGTCCTCTTTTGCTGAAACATGGGGAAGATTTTGTCCTCTATGCCATTCTTGATTTCGTGATTGAAAACTACCAGCCGATGGGTGAAGCCATTCACGCTGAAATCGATGAGCTGGAGCGCAATGTCATGTGCAGCTCCCTGAACGAGCGGGATATCCAGAACCTGCACAGCTTGCGTCGCGACGTGTTGCGCCTGCGTCGCTACGCGGCGCCGATGGTGGAGATCAGTGAAGAGTTGCAGAGACTCGACTTCCCCTTCATCGACAAGAACATGAGCCCGTATTTCCGCGATGTGCAGATTCATGTCACGCGGCAAATGGAAGACCTGGCGACCCTGGCCGACATCGCCAGCCAGACCATCGAAGTCGGCGTGTTGCTGGAAGCGTCGCGCCAGAGCGTGGTGCAACGCAAGTTCGCGGCGTGGGCGGCGATCCTCGCGTTTCCCACGGCAGTGGCCGGGATCTATGGGATGAACTTCCAGGATATGCCGGAGTTGAGCTGGCAATACGGGTATTTTGCCGTGCTGGGGGTCATTGCGGTGGGATGCTCCTCGTTGTGGTGGAGCTTCAAGCGTTCGGGGTGGTTGTAAGCGGGCGCTCTTCGCTGGGATTTGTGGGCATTCATCGCGAGCAGGCTCGCTCCCAGAAACAACTGTGGGAGCGAGCCTGCTCGCGATGAGGGCAGCCCATCCATCATCCATGCCAACTGATCCACCGCTATCGCCAGCAGGCTCGCTCCCAATTAGACATCGGTGAACGTTAGCCTTGGGCGGCTTCGGCCTGTGGCTTGTGAGCAACGAAACGCATCATCCACTCCGCCACCGTGGTGCCATGGTGCTCGTGGGCCAGGCTCGCCACACCCTGGCTGTAAATCTGCTCGCCGAGATGCTGCTGGCGAATCTCCAACAAGGCCCGGGAATAGTCGTGGATGAATTCCGGGTGGCCCTGGAAACACAGCACCTGATCGTTGATGTGATAGGCGGCGAACGGGCAGAAATCGCTGGAGGCGATGACCGTGGCGTTTTCGGGTAATTGGGTAACCTGGTCCTGATGACTGATCAGCAGGGTCAGTTCTTCCATCACCGGGCTCATCCACGGCGCCTTGGCCGCGAGTTTATAGCGATGGGTACCGACACCCCAACCCTGGGTGGCACGTTCGGTCTTGCCGCCCAGCAACAACGCCAACAGTTGATGGCCGAAACACACGCCCAGCAGCTTGTCGCCACGCTGGTAGCGGCCCAGCAGGTAAGTCTTGAGGGTTTGAATCCACGGATCGGTGCCAAAAGAATCAGCCTTGCTACCGGTCACGAGGTAGGCGTCGAACTGCTCATCATCGCTGGGGTAATGGCCTTCCATCACGTTGTACACAGTAAACTCGGCCGCAACAGGCTGTTGTGAAAACAGGCGCTGGAACATCTGCCCGTAACCCTGATATTGGTCGACCAGTTCCGGACGCAGGATATCGGTTTCCAGAATGCAGATGCGTAGCGACATAAAAAATACCTGACACGATGATGGGAATATTGCACACCCCAGAGCCTGCCCTGAAACACCGTTCCAAGGCAAGCCCCTCCCCAACATGTCAGAAAAGTTCCTGCCTGACGGCTTTGTTCAACAACAAGGCGGGTGGCGAAAAACGCTCGCCGTATTGCTCGGCCAGATACTGGGCGCGAGCGACAAAATCCTGCAGGCCGTACTGGTTGATGAACTGCAACGCACCACCGGTCCAGGCCGCGAAGCCAATACCGAAGATCGAACCGACATTGGCCTCGGCCGTCGAAGTGAGCACGCCTTCCTCCACACAGCGCACGGTTTCCAGGGCCTGGATGAACAGCAGGCGATCACGGATGTCCTGCGGCGAAATCTGTCCGTCGGCTTTCTCGAAACGGCTTTTGAGTCCCGGCCACAAGTGCTTCGGCCCACCGGCCGGATATTCATAGAAACCCGCACCAGCGGCCTTGCCCGGCCGCTTGTATTCGTTAAGCAGCAAGTCAATCACGGCGAATGCTGGGTGCTCGACGGGCGTTTTCCCCTCCAATTTCAGATCCTGGGCGGTTTGTTTGCGGATATGGCTCATAAGGCTGAGGGAAACTTCGTCAGAGACCGCCAGAGGCCCAACCGGCATCCCGGCCTTGCGCGCTTCGGTCTCGATCATCGGCGCACTCACGCCCTCGCCAAGCATGGCGATACCTTCATTGGTAAAGGTGCCGAAGACCCGGGAGGTAAAGAAACCGCGACTGTCGTTGACCACAATCGGCGTCTTGTTGATCTGCAGGACGAAATCAAAACCCCGGGCCAGGGTCTCGTCGCTGGTGCGGGCACCCTTGATGATTTCCACCAAGGGCATTTTTTCCACCGGGCTGAAGAAGTGCAGCCCGATAAACTTCGTCGGGTCCGCTACAGCCATGGCCAGGCCGCTGATGGGCAAGGTCGAGGTGTTGGAGGCGACCACCGCGTCATGCCCCGCCACTGCCTGAGCGGCAGCCGACACCTTGGCTTTGAGGGCGCGGTCTTCAAACACCGCTTCGATGATCAGATCGCAACCGGCCAGGTCAGCGTCGCTGTTCGTGGTGTGAATCCGCGCCAGCGTGGTTTCGCGTTGCTCGGAGGTAAGCTGGCTGCGAGCGACTTTCTGGTCCAGCAGCATCGCCGAACGGGCCTTGCCCTTCTCGGCAGCGCTTCGGTCGATATCCTTGAGCACCACTTCAATGCCGGCCACGGCGCTGACGTAGGCAATACCAGCGCCCATCATGCCCGCTCCAAGCACGCCGACCTTCTTTGTCAGATACGGCGCAAAACCCTGTGGGCGCGAACCGCCAGCCTTGATCTCGTTGAGCTGGAACCAGAAGGTACCGATCAGGTTCTTGGCCACCTGGCCGCTGGTCAGCTCGGTGAAGTAGCGGGTTTCGATCAGGTGAGCGGTGGCGAAATCCACCTGGGCGCCCTCCACCGCGGCGCAGAGAATTTTCTCTGGTGCTGGCAGGCAACCCTGGGTCTTGTTACGCAGGATCGAGGGAGCAATCGCCAGCATTTGTGCGACTTTCGGGTCCGACGGCGTGCCACCCGGAATCTGATAGCCCTTCGCGTCCCATGGCTGGACCACGTTGGGGTTGGCGAGAATCCAGGCCCGGGCTTTGGCCAGCAGCTCATCGCGGTCCTTCGCCAGCTCATCGATCAAACCCGCCTGCAGCGCATGTTGCGGGCCCACCTTCTTACCCTCGAGCAGATACGGCAAGGCCTTTTCCAACCCGAGCAGGCGCACCATTCGCACCACCCCACCGCCGCCCGGCAGGAGGCCAAGGGTGACTTCCGGCAGGCCGATCTGCAGCGATGGATGCTCCAGTGCCACACGATGATGGCACGCCAGGCAGATCTCCCAGCCACCGCCAAGGGCCGCGCCATTGATGGCCGCCACCACGGGTTTGCCCAAGGTTTCCAAAACGCGCAGCTGCGCCTTTAGTCCCAGAACCATGTCGTAGAAAGCCTTGGCCTCGGGCTTGCCGACCTTGATCAGCTCATTGAGGTCACCGCCGGCGAAAAAGGTTTTCTTCGCCGAGGTGATGATCACGCCGGTAATCGAATCTCTTTCGGCGGTCAAACGGGCGACGCAGGCAGCCATCGCCTCGCGGTACACGGCATTCATGGTGTTGGCGCTTTGCCCTGGCATGTCCAGGGTCAGGACGACGATCCGGTCCTGGCCAATTTCGTAACGGATGGCATCGGTCATCAAAATATTCCTTGAAGTCGTGGCTCAGAGGCGTTCGATCACAGTGGCAATGCCCATGCCGCCGCCGACACACAAGGTCGCCAGACCATAGCGCAGGCGACGCGCCTCCAACTCATCGAGCAGAGTGCCGAGGATTGCGCACCCGGTGGCGCCCAAGGGGTGCCCCATGGCGATGGAGCCACCGTTGACGTTGACCTTGGCGGGGTCGATGGCCATGTCCTTGATGAACTTGAGCACTACCGAGGCGAAGGCTTCGTTGACTTCGAACAGATCGATGTCCTCCACCCGCAACCCAGCCTTGGCCAAGGCCTTGCGGGTGGCCGGCGCCGGGCCGGTGAGCATGATCGTCGGGTCGGTGCTGGTGACGGCGGTGGCGACGATCCGCGCCCGGGGTCGCAAGCCCAATGCGCGCCCCTTGGCTTCGGAACCGATCAACATCAGCGCCGCACCATCGACGATGCCGGAACTGTTACCCGGCGTGTGCACATGGTTGATTCGTTCAACGTGGCTATAGACCCGCAGCGCCGTACCGTCGAAGCCCATCTGGCCCATGGCTTCGAAACTTGGCTTGAGCTTGCCCAGGCCTTCGAGCGTCGAGTCGGCGCGGATGAATTCGTCGTGGTCCAGCAGCACGATGCCATTCCGGTCCCGCACCGCCACCAGCGATTTGTCGAACGAGCCGTCAGCCCGGGCCCGCGCCGCTTTTTGCTGGGAATGCAACGCGTAGGCATCGACATCCGCGCGACTGAAGCCTTCCAGAGTAGCGATCAGGTCGGCGCCGATGCCCTGAGGGGTGAAGTGGCCATGCAGGTTGGATTGCGGGTCAAGCGCCCACGCACCACCATCGCTGCCCATAGGCACCCGGGACATGGATTCGACGCCGCCAGCCACGACCAGGTCCTCGAACCCGGATCGCACTTTCATGGCCGCCAGGTTCACCGCTTCCAGACCCGAGGCGCAAAACCGATTGAGCTGCACACCTGCCACGCTGACGTCCCAGTCGGCGATCAGAGCGGCGGTCTTGGCGATGTCGGCGCCCTGCTCGCCCACTGGCGTTACACAACCCAGCACGATGTCGTCGACCTGGCTGGTGTCCAGGCTCATGCGTTGGCGCAACGCAATGAGCAGCCCCCCCACCAGGTTCACCGGCTTGACGCTGTGCAGCGCGCCATCGGCCTTGCCCTTGCCGCGAGGCGTGCGTAATGCATCGAAAATCAAAGCTTGGATCATGACATCCTCGAACCACGGGGGTAGGCAATTGGCTTCAACCATAAGCCCAGCGGCGCGGGATTCAATGACCACAGTGCTCAATGGCGTTGACAGCCACGCTCAGACGAACGGTAGCGAGCTATCGGGTTAACCGATTCAGGTGGGCAAGCTGTCTAGCAAAAGGGCCTTCAAGCAGGTGGCAATAGGCCTCATGCCGTTTTAATAGCGATACCCATTGAACTGATACGAATTGGATCTAAGCCAAGGCGGCTGCGGCCCCTAATGTAATCCTTGTACAAGAAGGTCGTCGGGTTTTGCCGAGACGCTTGTCAGACAGGAAGTGCACCGCCAGCCATCATGGATATGCAGGCTGGCCTCAGGAAATAACAAAAAAGGCGGGTCAGCCATGTTCAAACATTCGAAAGTTCGTCAAGCCGGGCTCATTCTCTTCGCCACGACGCTGCTGTTGATTTTGCCGAATATCACCAAGGTGATCGGCTGAGTCCTGCGCGCGGGTGCCTGCACCATCAGCACGTTGTATCGCCAAGAAATGTGACGGGTTCGTTGTTCCGGCGACGGTGGCTGTGCCAACCTTTACGGCATTCTCCACGACATGGAAGGCGATCCATTTGAAAGCTCTCATTGTGTTCGGGGCGTTGCTGCTCAGCACGCCCCTGTATGCCGCGCAGCTGGTGCTGGAGCTGGGCGCGAATGCGCGCACCTGGCAAACCGAAGAACTGCTCAAGCATCCTGAAGCCCAGACAGTCCAGATCACTGACGACGTTTCCTACAAGAAACCGATGAGTTATCGCGCCGTCCCGCTGACGGCATTGTTGGCTGGCGTCCAGTCGGACGAGCATCTGCAAGCCGTGGCGCTGGATGGTTTCGCCGCCGAAATGCCCGCCGCGCCACTACTCAATAAGAGCGGCGCCCGGGCCTGGTTGGCGATTGAGGACCCGGCCAAGCCCTGGCCTGCGCTGGGCGAAGGCAAGCACAGTGCCGGGCCTTTCTATCTGGTTTGGACGAACCCGCAGGCGGGCCATATCAGCCCTGAACAATGGCCGTACGCGCTGGCGAGCATCAAGCGTCTGTCCGCGGTGGCCGAACGCTTCCCGGCCCTGCTACCGTCACCCAGCCTGGCCAAGGACGATCCGGTCAATAAAGGCTTCGAGCTGTTCCAGAAGAACTGCCTGGCCTGCCATCGGCTCAATGGCGCGGGCGATGCGCAGTTCGGCCCGGACCTGAACATTCCCTTCAACCCGACCGAATACTTCTCGGGGGATTTCCTCAAACGCTATATCCGTGATCCACAGAATCTGCGTAGCTGGCCCCAGGGCAAGATGCCGGGGTTCTCGGAGGCGGTGCTACCGGACTCGGAGCTGGATTTGTTGGTGGGCTATTTGAAGCATATGGCGGGACGCAAACAGCCGTTGAAGCAGTAAATTTGCTTGCGTGGCGAGGGAGCCTGCTTCCTTGCCACAAAAGCTCGCTCGCCAGACGGTTACTGTTGTTGCACCGAGATCACCGGCGCCGGTGTCACGACCACCTTGGCATGCATCTGCTCAAACCCACCCCCGCGACGCATGCCCCGCACCGGGCAGGCATCCAGGTAATCCAGGCCCACGGCCAGTTTCAGGTGTCGTTCCGGGCGGACCAGTTGGTTGGTCACATCGAAGCTGTACCAGGCGTCATCGAGCCAGGCCTCGGCCCAGGCGTGGCTGACCAGCTGTTCGCTGTTGTCGCTGAACAGATAGCCCGACACGTACCGCGCTGGCACGCCAAGACTGCGGGCACAGGCCAGGAATGCGTGGGCGTGGTCCTGACACACCCCGCTACCACCAGCAAAAGCCTGGGCTGCGCTGGTCTCGACCTCCGTGGCGCCGGGTGTGTAGGTCATGTGCTGGTTCAGCCCGTACATCAAATCGATCAATGCCGTGCGATCACGACGCTGTTTGCATTGCTGCTGGGCAAACGCGCGAAGAGCTTCGTCCGCTTCAGTCAATCGGGTGAACCGCAGGAATGGCAGCGCCGACTGGCTCTCATGCTCGGCTTCGTGCAACGGATCGATGTCCACCTGTCCGCGCGCGCCGATGATGATCGTTTCGTGGGGTTCGTCGAGGGTGAGTACATGAAAGATGTTGCCGAACGGATCCAGCTGCGCCCGTACCGGCCGTGGCAAATCCAGTTGCCAGCTGAGCACATGCTGGCGTTCGCTGTCGTGGGGCGTCAGGCGCAGGTACTGGATGCTGGCACGAACCTGGTCTTCATAGTGGTAGGTCGTTTCGTGGCTGATTGAGAGTCTCATATGACCTCCAGGTAGGAACTGTGAATGGCATTGCCCAGTTCACGGACCAGTGGGATGAATTCGGTGAGCCAGGCATGCAGGCCCCCGTCGAGGATTTCGTTGATACCGGTGTAGCGCAGACGCGCGTCCATCTCCGCACCCAGCCGTTGTGCCTGCCGGCCATTGGAGCCTGGCAGGCTCGCGAGGATCTGCTCGATTTCTTCGGTGCAGGCCCGCAGCGAACGCGGCACATCGGCGCGTAACAGCAACAGTTCAGCCACATGACGGGCACCCGGGGCGTCGCGGTAGATCTCGGTGTAGGCCTCGAAGGAAGACAAGGCCCGTAACAAGGCGCTCCACTGGTAATACGCGTGGGCGGTACCGTCGCTGACCGTGTCGGCCTGATCGCCGGCCATTTCGTAGCGGGCGTCGAGCAAGCGCAAAGTGTTATCAGCCCTTTCGATAAAGGTCCCCAGGCGAATGAACCTGAATGCGTCGTTACGCATGATGGTGCCGTAGGTTGCACCTCGGAACAGGTGGGACCGCTCCTTGATCCACTCGCAGAAACGGCTCATGCCGTAGCGAGTCAAACCTTGCTCGGCAATCCCGCGAATTTCCAGCCAGGTGGCGTTGATGTTTTCCCACATGTCGGCGGTGATTCGCCCACGTACCGCGTGGGCGCTGGCCCGCGCGGAGCCAAGACAGCTGTAGATGCTGGCCGGGTTGGCCGCGTCCAAGGCAAAGAAATGCAGCAGTCGTTCGGCATGCAGATCGCCGTGTCGCTCCCGGTAATCGTCCAGCGTTCCGGTGATCAGCAAGGGCATGGCCAATTCGTGCAGGCCATCGCCGCGCCCGTCCTGAGGCATCAGGGACAACGAGTAACTGACGTCGAGCATCCGCGCGAGGTTTTCCGCACGCTCCAGGTAACGCGACATCCAGTACAGGTCCGAGGCAGTTCTACTTAACATGGCAGCTTCCTCAATCCTCGACCACCCAGGTGTCCTTCGTGCCCCCGCCCTGGGACGAA
Coding sequences within:
- a CDS encoding 3-hydroxyacyl-CoA dehydrogenase NAD-binding domain-containing protein; translated protein: MTDAIRYEIGQDRIVVLTLDMPGQSANTMNAVYREAMAACVARLTAERDSITGVIITSAKKTFFAGGDLNELIKVGKPEAKAFYDMVLGLKAQLRVLETLGKPVVAAINGAALGGGWEICLACHHRVALEHPSLQIGLPEVTLGLLPGGGGVVRMVRLLGLEKALPYLLEGKKVGPQHALQAGLIDELAKDRDELLAKARAWILANPNVVQPWDAKGYQIPGGTPSDPKVAQMLAIAPSILRNKTQGCLPAPEKILCAAVEGAQVDFATAHLIETRYFTELTSGQVAKNLIGTFWFQLNEIKAGGSRPQGFAPYLTKKVGVLGAGMMGAGIAYVSAVAGIEVVLKDIDRSAAEKGKARSAMLLDQKVARSQLTSEQRETTLARIHTTNSDADLAGCDLIIEAVFEDRALKAKVSAAAQAVAGHDAVVASNTSTLPISGLAMAVADPTKFIGLHFFSPVEKMPLVEIIKGARTSDETLARGFDFVLQINKTPIVVNDSRGFFTSRVFGTFTNEGIAMLGEGVSAPMIETEARKAGMPVGPLAVSDEVSLSLMSHIRKQTAQDLKLEGKTPVEHPAFAVIDLLLNEYKRPGKAAGAGFYEYPAGGPKHLWPGLKSRFEKADGQISPQDIRDRLLFIQALETVRCVEEGVLTSTAEANVGSIFGIGFAAWTGGALQFINQYGLQDFVARAQYLAEQYGERFSPPALLLNKAVRQELF
- a CDS encoding acetyl-CoA C-acetyltransferase: MIQALIFDALRTPRGKGKADGALHSVKPVNLVGGLLIALRQRMSLDTSQVDDIVLGCVTPVGEQGADIAKTAALIADWDVSVAGVQLNRFCASGLEAVNLAAMKVRSGFEDLVVAGGVESMSRVPMGSDGGAWALDPQSNLHGHFTPQGIGADLIATLEGFSRADVDAYALHSQQKAARARADGSFDKSLVAVRDRNGIVLLDHDEFIRADSTLEGLGKLKPSFEAMGQMGFDGTALRVYSHVERINHVHTPGNSSGIVDGAALMLIGSEAKGRALGLRPRARIVATAVTSTDPTIMLTGPAPATRKALAKAGLRVEDIDLFEVNEAFASVVLKFIKDMAIDPAKVNVNGGSIAMGHPLGATGCAILGTLLDELEARRLRYGLATLCVGGGMGIATVIERL
- a CDS encoding cytochrome c, which produces MKALIVFGALLLSTPLYAAQLVLELGANARTWQTEELLKHPEAQTVQITDDVSYKKPMSYRAVPLTALLAGVQSDEHLQAVALDGFAAEMPAAPLLNKSGARAWLAIEDPAKPWPALGEGKHSAGPFYLVWTNPQAGHISPEQWPYALASIKRLSAVAERFPALLPSPSLAKDDPVNKGFELFQKNCLACHRLNGAGDAQFGPDLNIPFNPTEYFSGDFLKRYIRDPQNLRSWPQGKMPGFSEAVLPDSELDLLVGYLKHMAGRKQPLKQ
- a CDS encoding transglutaminase family protein, with amino-acid sequence MRLSISHETTYHYEDQVRASIQYLRLTPHDSERQHVLSWQLDLPRPVRAQLDPFGNIFHVLTLDEPHETIIIGARGQVDIDPLHEAEHESQSALPFLRFTRLTEADEALRAFAQQQCKQRRDRTALIDLMYGLNQHMTYTPGATEVETSAAQAFAGGSGVCQDHAHAFLACARSLGVPARYVSGYLFSDNSEQLVSHAWAEAWLDDAWYSFDVTNQLVRPERHLKLAVGLDYLDACPVRGMRRGGGFEQMHAKVVVTPAPVISVQQQ
- a CDS encoding alpha-E domain-containing protein encodes the protein MLSRTASDLYWMSRYLERAENLARMLDVSYSLSLMPQDGRGDGLHELAMPLLITGTLDDYRERHGDLHAERLLHFFALDAANPASIYSCLGSARASAHAVRGRITADMWENINATWLEIRGIAEQGLTRYGMSRFCEWIKERSHLFRGATYGTIMRNDAFRFIRLGTFIERADNTLRLLDARYEMAGDQADTVSDGTAHAYYQWSALLRALSSFEAYTEIYRDAPGARHVAELLLLRADVPRSLRACTEEIEQILASLPGSNGRQAQRLGAEMDARLRYTGINEILDGGLHAWLTEFIPLVRELGNAIHSSYLEVI